A window from Citrus sinensis cultivar Valencia sweet orange chromosome 3, DVS_A1.0, whole genome shotgun sequence encodes these proteins:
- the LOC102631124 gene encoding probable WRKY transcription factor 47 isoform X2 codes for MEKQQQRRELALLHSGDFLRRNSDHRMMENSINRDKPPIQEMDFFSSNNNQLHDQERKIESSTLVLDSGVNIGLNLHTSCSGISRTANDDKSHTELSELKGELQRLHEENRKLRNMLDQTTKSYNDLQSQLLLAMQKLAHGSPQGQVNLAGAFNGMPSPLMLAQQFMDPRPSAALNVNEPSVSDDKTRELSASPANTAEVISKELDHPLTKNNIPGKQVSNSEDGAETSQSWGSPKSPKLDHQPKNDEQVSEVPFRKARVSVRARSEAPLISDGCQWRKYGQKMAKGNPCPRAYYRCTMAVGCPVRKQVQRCAEDRTILITTYEGNHNHPLPPAATAMANTTSAAAAMLLSGSSTSKDGLTSSGFFHSVPFASTMATLSASAPFPTITLDLTQSPNPMQFLRGPSSSSTFPLPLHGYPQLLRYGPAAGMPNNMQLGQRHASMVETVTAAITSDPNFTAALAAAISTIIGSNNGNNGNNGTSGMQPGSPQLPQSCTTFSTN; via the exons ATGGAAAAACAACAGCAACGCCGTGAACTGGCACTCTTGCACTCCGGCGACTTTCTCCGGCGAAACTCTGATCATCGCATGATGGAGAATTCCATCAATCGTGATAAGCCACCGATCCAAGAAAtggatttcttttctagtAACAATAATCAATTGCATgatcaagaaagaaagatCGAATCCTCAACTCTAGTTCTTGATTCTGGTGTCAAC ATAGGATTAAATCTCCACACTTCATGTTCTGGAATTTCAAGAACAGCAAATGATGATAAATCCCACACAGAA CTGAGTGAGCTTAAAGGCGAGTTACAAAGGTTGCACGAAGAGAACAGAAAGCTGAGAAACATGTTGGATCAGACAACCAAAAGTTACAATGATTTGCAGAGTCAACTACTCTTGGCAATGCAAAAACTGGCACATGGGAGCCCTCAAGGGCAGGTGAATTTg GCTGGTGCTTTCAATGGCATGCCAAGTCCTTTAATGTTAGCTCAACAATTTATGGACCCACGGCCTTCTGCTGCATTGAATGTCAACGAGCCTTCGGTATCCGATGACAAGACACGAGAGCTGTCAGCTTCTCCAGCAAATACTGCTGAAGTAATTTCAAAGGAGCTTGACCATCCTTTGACTAAGAATAATATTCCAGGGAAGCAAGTTTCTAATAGTGAAGATGGTGCCGAAACGTCTCAGAGTTGGGGCTCTCCTAAAAGTCCTAAACTTGATCATCAACCAAAGAACGATGAGCAAGTTTCTGAAGTGCCTTTTCGTAAGGCTAGGGTTTCTGTAAGAGCAAGATCAGAAGCTCCTTTG ATCAGTGATGGATGTCAATGGAGAAAATATGGTCAAAAGATGGCCAAGGGTAACCCTTGTCCACGCGCCTACTATCGGTGCACCATGGCCGTTGGATGCCCAGTTCGCAAGCAG GTGCAACGATGCGCTGAGGATAGGACCATTCTCATCACAACTTATGAAGGAAACCACAATCACCCGCTGCCACCAGCAGCAACAGCCATGGCCAATACAACCTCAGCTGCGGCCGCCATGCTCCTGTCAGGTTCGAGCACAAGCAAAGACGGTCTAACAAGTTCTGGTTTCTTTCACTCGGTGCCATTTGCATCAACAATGGCAACTCTATCTGCTTCTGCACCATTTCCCACCATTACCCTTGACTTAACGCAGAGCCCAAACCCAATGCAATTCCTCCGGGGACCTTCTTCGTCGTCCACATTTCCTCTACCTTTGCATGGCTACCCACAACTTTTAAGGTACGGCCCTGCTGCCGGAATGCCAAATAATATGCAATTAGGGCAACGCCATGCTTCAATGGTTGAGACGGTCACCGCAGCCATTACTTCCGACCCGAATTTCACAGCTGCCTTAGCTGCAGCAATCTCAACGATAATTGGGAGCAATAACGGAAACAATGGTAATAACGGGACAAGCGGGATGCAGCCTGGCTCTCCACAGCTTCCTCAATCTTGCACTACTTTCTCCACAAATTAA
- the LOC102607031 gene encoding auxin-responsive protein IAA20 produces MGKARAASCSSSSTESSTQIRRNLSTDLRLGLSISASQQDDPFSLPSVGDDDQASDWPPTKPLIMRRALEEEEEENEGSSATFFVKVYMEGIPIGRKLDLLAHDGYHDLIRTLDYMFSTNIIWSEMDGSVSAYSETCHVLTYEDKEGDWMMVGDVPWEMFLSTVRRLKITRAM; encoded by the exons ATGGGCAAAGCCAGAGCTGCAAGTTGTTCTTCCTCTTCTACTGAGAGCAGCACTCAGATAAGAAGAAACCTTAGTACTGATCTTCGGCTTGGACTGAGCATCTCGGCCTCTCAACAAGATGACCCTTTTTCACTACCAAG TGTGGGGGATGATGATCAAGCATCGGATTGGCCACCGACAAAGCCGCTTATTATGAGAAGAGCCctcgaagaagaagaagaagaaaacgaAGGCAGTAGTGCTACGTTCTTTGTGAAGGTCTACATGGAAGGGATCCCAATCGGCAGAAAACTTGATCTATTAGCCCATGACGGTTACCATGACTTGATTAGGACCCTCGATTATATGTTCAGCACCAATATTATCT GGTCTGAGATGGACGGATCAGTATCAGCTTATTCAGAGACATGCCATGTGTTAACATATGAAGACAAGGAAGGGGACTGGATGATGGTTGGAGATGTTCCTTGGGA GATGTTCTTGTCCACTGTGAGGAGATTAAAGATCACGAGGGCCATGTAG
- the LOC102630823 gene encoding protein S-acyltransferase 18 isoform X1, giving the protein MNTRRHGWQRPLHPLQMVGMAVYSCLVVAFYTFLGLFLGNRIAEFTVTSIFSFVALSVIFLFIRCTAIDPTDKTSFRRKRKAKYNANGFTKLNHGYILGQIVMRFLRRMERKILMTFIRRKYLDPLKTSTQLEPLLPFPLVIKDDAISPELKEDDISFCSLCDFEVKKHSKHCRTCNRCVEGFDHHCRWLNNCVGKRNYTTFILLMVFVLLMLIIEGGTAIAVFIRCFVDKKGIEQELERRLHVEFPREVLATILVFLVLMTAYSTAAMGQLFFFHVVLIRKGIRTYDYILAMKEQNQFSELDDSDFSSDDSSDFDSPERSTLVSRFICRGHRDQKIRLNFQNPAALSIRIDENPEPPKKQGFRVSIDPWKLIKLSREKALLAAEKARERLMKQKPVPEHDSLRPLPLETKCGPLMNPDRNLATTGSGSTPLISIGKLTGSPGRFSSPRRRFSVSPTRFSGVVPSPKHKYRSNFDLKLTEVSRELETYISRQVLCSVIKKDGTEASPK; this is encoded by the exons ATGAATACGCGACGCCATGGCTGGCAACGCCCTCTCCACCCTCTGCAG ATGGTGGGGATGGCAGTGTACAGTTGTTTGGTAGTGGCCTTCTATACGTTTCTGGGCCTTTTCCTCGGAAACAGAATTGCTGAATTCACAGTAACCtcaatattttcatttgtg GCACTTTCagttatatttctatttataaggTGTACAGCAATCGACCCAACTGATAAGACCAGCTTTAGAAGGAAGAGAAAGGCCAAATACAATGCCAATGGGTTTACAAAGCTGAATCATGGATACATATTGGGACAAATTGTTATGAGGTTTTTAAGGAGAATGGAGAGGAAGATACTTATGACTTTTATAAGGAGGAAGTATCTGGATCCCTTGAAGACTAGTACCCAACTGGAACCATTGCTTCCATTTCCCCTTGTCATCAAGGATGATGCAATTTCACCTGAGCTTAAAGAGGACGacatttcattttgttccctGTGTGATTTTGAG GTGAAAAAGCATAGCAAGCATTGTAGGACTTGCAACCGCTGTGTTGAAGGGTTTGATCACCATTGCAGG TGGCTAAACAACTGTGTTGGGAAAAGGAACTACACAACGTTTATTCTCCTTATGGTTTTCGTCCTGTTAATG CTAATTATAGAAGGAGGAACTGCCATTGCCGTATTCATCAGGTGTTTTGTAGATAAGAAAGGAATAGAGCAGGAGCTTGAAAGGAGGCTGCATGTGGAATTCCCAAGAGAAGTTCTGGCTACTATTTTG GTGTTCTTGGTTCTGATGACAGCTTACAGTACAGCAGCAATGGGAcagcttttcttctttcatgTGGTTCTCATAAGGAAG GGAATAAGAACATATGATTATATCCTGGCAATGAAAGAGCAGAACCAATTTTCAGAACTAGATGATTCAGATTTCTCTTCAGATGACAGCAGTGACTTTGATTCACCTGAAAGATCAACACTAGTGTCAAGATTCATATGCAGAGGACACCGAGATCag AAAATCCGTTTGAATTTTCAGAACCCAGCAGCTTTGTCAATAAGAATTGACGAAAATCCAGAACCTCCCAAGAAACAAGGCTTTCGAGTGAGCATTGACCCATGGAAACTGATAAAGCTGAGTAGAGAGAAAGCTCTACTGGCAGCAGAAAAGGCCAGGGAGAGACTTATGAAACAGAAGCCAGTCCCGGAACATGATTCACTGAGGCCACTTCCATTGGAGACTAAATGCGGGCCGTTGATGAACCCAGATAGGAATTTGGCTACCACAGGATCAGGATCAACGCCTCTCATTTCTATAGGGAAGCTTACTGGGTCACCAGGAAGATTTTCGAGCCCAAGAAGACGATTTTCTGTCTCCCCAACTAGATTTTCTGGCGTCGTGCCATCACCAAAGCATAAATACAGAAGCAATTTCGACTTGAAGTTAACTGAGGTATCCAGAGAGCTAGAAACTTACATCTCAAGACAGGTTTTATGCTCTGTTATAAAGAAGGATGGTACTGAGGCATCTCCGAAATAG
- the LOC102606732 gene encoding chitinase 10, giving the protein MGMASSSFPPLFLSFLISMSMLLVLCFATHTAEARRDRDPLISNLVSKELFAAIFLHKDDNACPAKGFYTYDSFIQATSCFPRFGNVGSLATRKREIAAFLAQISHETTGGWATAPDGPFAWGLCFKEEVTPQSDYCDSSNRKWPCYPGKSYKGRGPIQLSWNYNYGPAGKALGFDGLRNPEIVANNSLIAFKTALWFWMTEQKPKPSCHNVMIGKYVPTKADLAANRTVGFGLVTNIINGGLECGIPNDGRVNDRIGYFRRYAKLLNVDTGNNLDCENQKSF; this is encoded by the exons ATGGGCATGGCTTCTTCCTCCTTTCCTCCTCTCTTTCTCTCGTTCTTGATATCTATGAGCATGCTCCTCGTCCTCTGCTTCGCAACACACACAGCTGAAGCTAGGAGAGACAGAGACCCCCTCATCTCCAATCTTGTTAGTAAAGAGCTATTTGCTGCCATATTTTTACACAAAGACGACAATGCATGCCCAGCAAAAGGTTTTTACACTTACGATTCGTTCATACAAGCCACCAGTTGTTTCCCAAGATTTGGCAACGTGGGAAGTTTAGCAACTCGCAAGCGTGAGATCGCTGCTTTTCTAGCTCAGATTTCACACGAGACCACGGGTGGATGGGCAACTGCACCCGATGGCCCATTCGCTTGGGGCTTGTGCTTCAAAGAGGAAGTTACTCCTCAATCCGACTACTGCGACTCTTCCAACCGTAAATGGCCTTGCTATCCTGGAAAATCTTACAAAGGCAGAGGACCTATCCAACTATCTTG GAATTACAATTATGGACCAGCAGGGAAGGCCTTGGGGTTTGATGGGCTAAGGAATCCAGAAATTGTAGCCAACAATTCTCTGATTGCATTTAAAACAGCCCTCTGGTTTTGGATGACTGAGCAGAAGCCGAAGCCATCATGCCACAATGTTATGATTGGAAAATATGTTCCTACAAAAGCTGATTTAGCCGCTAATCGGACGGTTGGTTTTGGGCTGGTGACGAACATAATCAACGGTGGTCTTGAGTGTGGAATCCCTAACGATGGACGAGTCAACGACCGGATTGGTTACTTTCGGAGATATGCTAAGTTGCTTAATGTTGATACGGGGAATAACTTGGATTGTGAAAACCAGAAGTCATTCTAA
- the LOC102631124 gene encoding probable WRKY transcription factor 47 isoform X1: MEKQQQRRELALLHSGDFLRRNSDHRMMENSINRDKPPIQEMDFFSSNNNQLHDQERKIESSTLVLDSGVNIGLNLHTSCSGISRTANDDKSHTELSELKGELQRLHEENRKLRNMLDQTTKSYNDLQSQLLLAMQKLAHGSPQGQVNLKAGAFNGMPSPLMLAQQFMDPRPSAALNVNEPSVSDDKTRELSASPANTAEVISKELDHPLTKNNIPGKQVSNSEDGAETSQSWGSPKSPKLDHQPKNDEQVSEVPFRKARVSVRARSEAPLISDGCQWRKYGQKMAKGNPCPRAYYRCTMAVGCPVRKQVQRCAEDRTILITTYEGNHNHPLPPAATAMANTTSAAAAMLLSGSSTSKDGLTSSGFFHSVPFASTMATLSASAPFPTITLDLTQSPNPMQFLRGPSSSSTFPLPLHGYPQLLRYGPAAGMPNNMQLGQRHASMVETVTAAITSDPNFTAALAAAISTIIGSNNGNNGNNGTSGMQPGSPQLPQSCTTFSTN; the protein is encoded by the exons ATGGAAAAACAACAGCAACGCCGTGAACTGGCACTCTTGCACTCCGGCGACTTTCTCCGGCGAAACTCTGATCATCGCATGATGGAGAATTCCATCAATCGTGATAAGCCACCGATCCAAGAAAtggatttcttttctagtAACAATAATCAATTGCATgatcaagaaagaaagatCGAATCCTCAACTCTAGTTCTTGATTCTGGTGTCAAC ATAGGATTAAATCTCCACACTTCATGTTCTGGAATTTCAAGAACAGCAAATGATGATAAATCCCACACAGAA CTGAGTGAGCTTAAAGGCGAGTTACAAAGGTTGCACGAAGAGAACAGAAAGCTGAGAAACATGTTGGATCAGACAACCAAAAGTTACAATGATTTGCAGAGTCAACTACTCTTGGCAATGCAAAAACTGGCACATGGGAGCCCTCAAGGGCAGGTGAATTTg AAGGCTGGTGCTTTCAATGGCATGCCAAGTCCTTTAATGTTAGCTCAACAATTTATGGACCCACGGCCTTCTGCTGCATTGAATGTCAACGAGCCTTCGGTATCCGATGACAAGACACGAGAGCTGTCAGCTTCTCCAGCAAATACTGCTGAAGTAATTTCAAAGGAGCTTGACCATCCTTTGACTAAGAATAATATTCCAGGGAAGCAAGTTTCTAATAGTGAAGATGGTGCCGAAACGTCTCAGAGTTGGGGCTCTCCTAAAAGTCCTAAACTTGATCATCAACCAAAGAACGATGAGCAAGTTTCTGAAGTGCCTTTTCGTAAGGCTAGGGTTTCTGTAAGAGCAAGATCAGAAGCTCCTTTG ATCAGTGATGGATGTCAATGGAGAAAATATGGTCAAAAGATGGCCAAGGGTAACCCTTGTCCACGCGCCTACTATCGGTGCACCATGGCCGTTGGATGCCCAGTTCGCAAGCAG GTGCAACGATGCGCTGAGGATAGGACCATTCTCATCACAACTTATGAAGGAAACCACAATCACCCGCTGCCACCAGCAGCAACAGCCATGGCCAATACAACCTCAGCTGCGGCCGCCATGCTCCTGTCAGGTTCGAGCACAAGCAAAGACGGTCTAACAAGTTCTGGTTTCTTTCACTCGGTGCCATTTGCATCAACAATGGCAACTCTATCTGCTTCTGCACCATTTCCCACCATTACCCTTGACTTAACGCAGAGCCCAAACCCAATGCAATTCCTCCGGGGACCTTCTTCGTCGTCCACATTTCCTCTACCTTTGCATGGCTACCCACAACTTTTAAGGTACGGCCCTGCTGCCGGAATGCCAAATAATATGCAATTAGGGCAACGCCATGCTTCAATGGTTGAGACGGTCACCGCAGCCATTACTTCCGACCCGAATTTCACAGCTGCCTTAGCTGCAGCAATCTCAACGATAATTGGGAGCAATAACGGAAACAATGGTAATAACGGGACAAGCGGGATGCAGCCTGGCTCTCCACAGCTTCCTCAATCTTGCACTACTTTCTCCACAAATTAA
- the LOC102630823 gene encoding protein S-acyltransferase 18 isoform X2 — MNTRRHGWQRPLHPLQMVGMAVYSCLVVAFYTFLGLFLGNRIAEFTVTSIFSFVALSVIFLFIRCTAIDPTDKTSFRRKRKAKYNANGFTKLNHGYILGQIVMRFLRRMERKILMTFIRRKYLDPLKTSTQLEPLLPFPLVIKDDAISPELKEDDISFCSLCDFEVKKHSKHCRTCNRCVEGFDHHCRWLNNCVGKRNYTTFILLMVFVLLMLIIEGGTAIAVFIRCFVDKKGIEQELERRLHVEFPREVLATILVFLVLMTAYSTAAMGQLFFFHVVLIRKGIRTYDYILAMKEQNQFSELDDSDFSSDDSSDFDSPERSTLVSRFICRGHRDQNPAALSIRIDENPEPPKKQGFRVSIDPWKLIKLSREKALLAAEKARERLMKQKPVPEHDSLRPLPLETKCGPLMNPDRNLATTGSGSTPLISIGKLTGSPGRFSSPRRRFSVSPTRFSGVVPSPKHKYRSNFDLKLTEVSRELETYISRQVLCSVIKKDGTEASPK, encoded by the exons ATGAATACGCGACGCCATGGCTGGCAACGCCCTCTCCACCCTCTGCAG ATGGTGGGGATGGCAGTGTACAGTTGTTTGGTAGTGGCCTTCTATACGTTTCTGGGCCTTTTCCTCGGAAACAGAATTGCTGAATTCACAGTAACCtcaatattttcatttgtg GCACTTTCagttatatttctatttataaggTGTACAGCAATCGACCCAACTGATAAGACCAGCTTTAGAAGGAAGAGAAAGGCCAAATACAATGCCAATGGGTTTACAAAGCTGAATCATGGATACATATTGGGACAAATTGTTATGAGGTTTTTAAGGAGAATGGAGAGGAAGATACTTATGACTTTTATAAGGAGGAAGTATCTGGATCCCTTGAAGACTAGTACCCAACTGGAACCATTGCTTCCATTTCCCCTTGTCATCAAGGATGATGCAATTTCACCTGAGCTTAAAGAGGACGacatttcattttgttccctGTGTGATTTTGAG GTGAAAAAGCATAGCAAGCATTGTAGGACTTGCAACCGCTGTGTTGAAGGGTTTGATCACCATTGCAGG TGGCTAAACAACTGTGTTGGGAAAAGGAACTACACAACGTTTATTCTCCTTATGGTTTTCGTCCTGTTAATG CTAATTATAGAAGGAGGAACTGCCATTGCCGTATTCATCAGGTGTTTTGTAGATAAGAAAGGAATAGAGCAGGAGCTTGAAAGGAGGCTGCATGTGGAATTCCCAAGAGAAGTTCTGGCTACTATTTTG GTGTTCTTGGTTCTGATGACAGCTTACAGTACAGCAGCAATGGGAcagcttttcttctttcatgTGGTTCTCATAAGGAAG GGAATAAGAACATATGATTATATCCTGGCAATGAAAGAGCAGAACCAATTTTCAGAACTAGATGATTCAGATTTCTCTTCAGATGACAGCAGTGACTTTGATTCACCTGAAAGATCAACACTAGTGTCAAGATTCATATGCAGAGGACACCGAGATCag AACCCAGCAGCTTTGTCAATAAGAATTGACGAAAATCCAGAACCTCCCAAGAAACAAGGCTTTCGAGTGAGCATTGACCCATGGAAACTGATAAAGCTGAGTAGAGAGAAAGCTCTACTGGCAGCAGAAAAGGCCAGGGAGAGACTTATGAAACAGAAGCCAGTCCCGGAACATGATTCACTGAGGCCACTTCCATTGGAGACTAAATGCGGGCCGTTGATGAACCCAGATAGGAATTTGGCTACCACAGGATCAGGATCAACGCCTCTCATTTCTATAGGGAAGCTTACTGGGTCACCAGGAAGATTTTCGAGCCCAAGAAGACGATTTTCTGTCTCCCCAACTAGATTTTCTGGCGTCGTGCCATCACCAAAGCATAAATACAGAAGCAATTTCGACTTGAAGTTAACTGAGGTATCCAGAGAGCTAGAAACTTACATCTCAAGACAGGTTTTATGCTCTGTTATAAAGAAGGATGGTACTGAGGCATCTCCGAAATAG